One Helicobacter cetorum MIT 00-7128 DNA window includes the following coding sequences:
- a CDS encoding FAD-binding and (Fe-S)-binding domain-containing protein — protein sequence MEVNYHAFFDEAREFLGDRIYKDYLRRFAYGIDASCYRYVPKVVVKAKNEEEVQKLCELAHKHGVTLTFRAAGSSLSGQASCDGVLVIASHFFQDAKILDNAKSIQLSCGIIGSNANLLLKPYSKKIGPDPATINTAMIGGILANNASGMCCGVEQNSYKTLKSLRVIFADGTLLDTSNQESVESFKNTHKDLIEGVLNLRKEILEDDNLHALIKKKYEIKNTTGYSLNALIDFEDPMEIISHLFIGSEGTLGFISSAELECVKDYAHKTCALLFYENLEECAKAAQILATLKAKHPSMISSAELMDYASLKSVKNLDGMPSVIKEVKEPNACLLIQSESDEKSILENNMQTILDALSVIPVALDSQISSEPSIYNSWWKIRKGIFPIAASKRKSQSSVIIEDVCFSKENFVQGAVAIEELLKTHGFKDSSIIFGHALSGNLHFVVTPILENEVERKAFENLVSDMALMVSESQGSIKAEHGTGRMVAPFVEMEWGEKAYKIHRKIKELFDPKGLLNPDVIITDDKEIHTKNLKSIYPIEEHLDMCMECGFCERICPSKELSLTPRQRIVVHREIERLKERVKQGHNEDKTLLDEFLKGAEYLAYETCAVCHMCSTLCPLKIDTGSIALNYYQTNPKGEKIATSILNNMQTMTKGAKFSLKSASVAQNILGSKNLVGLTKGIKKFIKPFPKAFNYMPKNNAYALENKNCESGEKVIYFSTCINRSFAPSKFMADTRSIQEVFESLCKKAKVSVLYPNELNALCCGKAFINYTDLTKQNNEKNHAIFLKLSDNGKIPIVLDHSACSTHFIKQMKAYKDLKIYDLSVYIEEVLSSKLEFKAIDEDIGLYTMCALKLENKEELLLNLAKKCTTGEIIIHADTGCCGFAGNKGFFTPELNESALKGFEKFYKAYNVKRGFSTSSTCEIGLSEKTQFSWQHIAYLVDACTLLK from the coding sequence ATGGAAGTGAATTACCATGCGTTTTTTGATGAGGCTAGAGAGTTTTTGGGCGATAGGATTTATAAGGATTATTTACGCCGTTTTGCTTATGGTATTGATGCGTCATGCTATCGCTATGTTCCTAAAGTGGTTGTTAAAGCCAAGAATGAAGAAGAAGTGCAAAAACTCTGCGAGTTAGCTCATAAACATGGTGTAACTTTAACTTTTAGAGCTGCAGGGAGTTCCTTATCGGGGCAAGCAAGTTGTGATGGCGTGCTAGTTATTGCATCGCATTTTTTTCAGGACGCTAAAATTTTAGATAACGCTAAGAGCATTCAGCTTTCATGTGGGATTATAGGAAGTAACGCCAATCTTTTATTGAAACCTTATAGTAAAAAAATAGGCCCTGACCCTGCCACCATAAACACCGCTATGATAGGGGGGATTTTAGCTAATAACGCCAGCGGAATGTGTTGTGGTGTGGAGCAAAACAGCTATAAAACCTTAAAATCTCTAAGAGTCATTTTTGCTGATGGCACTCTTTTAGACACTTCTAATCAAGAGAGCGTTGAGAGTTTTAAAAACACGCACAAAGATTTGATTGAAGGCGTTTTAAATTTAAGAAAAGAAATCTTAGAAGATGATAATTTACACGCTTTGATTAAGAAAAAATATGAAATCAAAAACACCACTGGTTATAGTTTAAACGCTCTGATTGACTTTGAAGACCCTATGGAAATCATTAGCCATTTATTCATAGGCTCTGAAGGGACTTTAGGCTTTATTTCAAGTGCGGAGTTAGAATGCGTTAAAGATTATGCCCATAAAACTTGTGCGTTATTGTTCTATGAAAACTTAGAAGAATGCGCCAAAGCCGCTCAAATTCTAGCCACATTAAAAGCCAAGCACCCTAGCATGATTTCTTCAGCAGAGCTTATGGATTATGCGTCTTTAAAAAGCGTGAAAAATTTAGATGGCATGCCTAGTGTGATTAAAGAAGTCAAAGAGCCTAATGCATGCTTACTCATTCAAAGCGAAAGCGATGAAAAATCTATTTTAGAAAATAATATGCAAACGATTTTGGACGCCTTAAGCGTTATACCTGTGGCATTAGATTCTCAAATTAGCAGTGAGCCTAGTATCTATAACTCATGGTGGAAGATTAGAAAAGGAATTTTTCCTATCGCAGCGTCAAAAAGAAAAAGCCAAAGTTCTGTCATTATTGAAGATGTGTGCTTTAGTAAAGAGAATTTCGTTCAAGGTGCAGTCGCTATTGAAGAGCTTTTAAAAACGCATGGCTTTAAGGATAGTAGCATTATTTTTGGGCATGCCTTAAGCGGGAATTTACATTTTGTCGTTACGCCGATTTTAGAAAATGAAGTAGAAAGAAAGGCGTTTGAAAATTTAGTCTCTGATATGGCTCTTATGGTGAGTGAGTCTCAAGGCTCTATTAAAGCAGAACATGGCACAGGCAGAATGGTAGCCCCCTTTGTAGAAATGGAGTGGGGAGAAAAAGCCTACAAAATCCATAGAAAAATCAAAGAATTGTTTGACCCTAAAGGGCTTTTAAACCCTGATGTGATTATCACTGATGACAAAGAAATCCATACTAAAAATTTAAAAAGCATTTATCCTATTGAAGAGCATTTGGATATGTGTATGGAATGTGGGTTTTGTGAAAGGATTTGCCCTAGCAAGGAATTATCTTTAACTCCAAGACAACGCATTGTGGTTCATAGAGAGATTGAACGCTTAAAAGAGAGAGTAAAACAGGGGCATAATGAAGATAAAACTTTGTTAGATGAGTTTTTAAAAGGGGCTGAATATTTAGCATATGAGACTTGTGCGGTGTGTCATATGTGCTCTACTCTATGCCCTTTAAAAATTGATACCGGAAGCATTGCTTTAAATTATTATCAAACAAATCCTAAGGGTGAGAAAATTGCTACAAGTATTCTAAATAACATGCAAACAATGACTAAGGGTGCTAAATTTTCTTTAAAAAGTGCTAGTGTGGCTCAAAATATCCTAGGCTCTAAAAACTTAGTAGGTTTGACTAAAGGGATTAAAAAATTCATCAAGCCCTTTCCTAAAGCCTTTAATTACATGCCTAAAAACAACGCCTATGCTTTAGAGAATAAAAATTGTGAGAGTGGAGAAAAAGTCATTTATTTTAGCACCTGTATCAACCGCTCGTTTGCTCCATCAAAATTTATGGCTGATACTAGAAGCATTCAAGAAGTGTTTGAATCCTTATGTAAAAAGGCAAAGGTCTCTGTTCTTTATCCTAACGAATTAAATGCACTTTGTTGTGGGAAAGCCTTTATTAATTACACCGACTTAACCAAACAAAATAATGAAAAAAACCATGCGATTTTCTTAAAATTAAGTGATAATGGAAAAATTCCCATTGTCTTAGACCATAGCGCATGTTCAACGCATTTTATCAAGCAAATGAAAGCCTATAAGGATTTAAAAATCTATGATTTGAGCGTGTATATTGAAGAAGTTTTAAGTTCTAAATTAGAATTTAAAGCTATTGATGAAGACATTGGATTATATACCATGTGTGCCTTAAAACTAGAAAATAAAGAAGAGTTATTGTTGAATTTAGCTAAAAAATGCACAACAGGTGAGATTATTATCCATGCAGATACAGGTTGTTGTGGGTTTGCTGGGAATAAGGGCTTTTTTACCCCTGAATTAAATGAGAGTGCTTTAAAAGGTTTTGAAAAATTTTATAAAGCTTATAATGTTAAAAGGGGCTTTTCAACTTCTAGCACTTGTGAAATCGGCTTGAGTGAAAAAACACAATTTTCTTGGCAACATATCGCTTACTTAGTGGATGCTTGCACGCTTTTAAAATAA
- a CDS encoding di-trans,poly-cis-decaprenylcistransferase, protein MNNTLKHLAIIMDGNGRWARLQNKARAYGHKKGVKTLKDITIYCANKKLECLTLYAFSTENWKRPKSEVDFLMKMLKKYLKDERPTYLNNHIRFKAIGDLEGFSKELKDTILQLEEDTKHFKDFTQVLALNYGSKNELTRAFKSLLETPPKNFKNLESTKILENTKILENLEQEISRHLDTHDLPEVDLLLRTGGEMRLSNFLLWQSSYAELFFTPILWPDFTPKDLENIISDFYKRVRKFGELKC, encoded by the coding sequence TTGAATAACACTCTCAAACATCTTGCCATTATTATGGATGGTAATGGCAGATGGGCTAGATTACAGAATAAGGCTAGGGCTTATGGGCATAAAAAAGGCGTAAAAACTCTTAAAGACATTACGATATATTGCGCGAACAAAAAGTTAGAATGCTTGACTTTATACGCTTTTTCTACTGAAAATTGGAAACGCCCCAAAAGTGAAGTGGATTTTTTAATGAAAATGCTTAAAAAGTATCTCAAAGATGAGCGGCCTACTTATTTGAATAACCATATACGCTTTAAAGCGATAGGGGATTTAGAAGGCTTTTCTAAGGAATTAAAAGACACGATTTTGCAGCTTGAAGAAGATACCAAGCATTTTAAGGATTTTACGCAAGTTCTAGCTCTCAATTATGGTTCTAAAAATGAACTCACTAGAGCGTTTAAAAGCTTATTAGAAACCCCCCCAAAAAACTTCAAAAATTTAGAAAGCACCAAAATTTTAGAAAACACCAAAATTTTAGAAAACTTGGAACAAGAAATTTCTAGGCATTTAGATACGCATGATTTACCTGAAGTGGATTTATTACTACGCACAGGGGGGGAAATGCGTTTGTCTAATTTCTTGTTGTGGCAATCTAGCTATGCGGAATTGTTTTTCACGCCGATTTTATGGCCAGATTTCACCCCCAAAGATTTAGAAAACATTATCAGCGATTTTTATAAAAGAGTGCGTAAGTTTGGGGAATTGAAATGCTAG
- a CDS encoding ABC transporter ATP-binding protein, translating to MLVEIENLSKSYGSLKALDNISLKLPKKQFIGLLGPNGAGKTTLLKILAGLNLNYQGKVKILGKSIGIETKKSVAFLSDGDFLDPESSPLKAIAFYKDFFNDFDESKALDLLKHFCVPLTRKFKALSKGMREKLQLILTLSRDSSLYLFDEPVAGIDPIAREEIFELIANEFSKNASLLVSTHLVVDVEKYLDSAIFLKEGKIMAFGNIETLKNNHSSLEMAYKAALK from the coding sequence ATGCTAGTAGAGATAGAGAATTTAAGCAAATCCTATGGGAGTTTAAAAGCTTTAGACAATATCAGTCTCAAACTTCCTAAAAAGCAATTTATAGGGCTTTTAGGCCCTAATGGGGCGGGTAAAACTACTTTGTTAAAAATTTTAGCCGGATTAAATTTGAACTACCAAGGAAAAGTGAAAATTTTAGGCAAAAGTATCGGCATAGAGACTAAAAAAAGCGTGGCGTTTTTAAGCGATGGCGATTTTTTAGACCCTGAAAGTTCGCCTTTAAAAGCCATCGCTTTTTATAAAGATTTTTTTAATGACTTTGATGAATCAAAAGCCCTAGATTTACTCAAACACTTTTGTGTGCCATTAACAAGAAAATTTAAAGCCCTTTCAAAAGGCATGAGAGAAAAATTACAACTTATTTTAACTTTATCACGAGATTCTTCTTTATATCTCTTTGATGAACCAGTGGCTGGCATTGACCCCATTGCAAGAGAAGAGATTTTTGAATTAATCGCCAATGAATTTAGCAAAAATGCGAGCTTGTTAGTCTCTACGCATTTAGTGGTTGATGTGGAAAAGTATTTGGATAGTGCGATTTTTTTAAAAGAAGGGAAAATTATGGCGTTTGGAAATATTGAAACATTAAAAAATAATCATAGTAGTTTGGAGATGGCGTATAAAGCGGCGTTGAAATAG
- a CDS encoding tyrosine-type recombinase/integrase, producing the protein MTIYNRNGLLYANIVLNNKRKRLSLGLLDTKENRLIALEMLESGNILKPKYKRLKTLKQEVLKEQLQASSTTIKGAKTPLNSPKKGALKSKNKKVLTIIEEPIKMRQQNDKRDKTLQNETLSETDKKITIEELIKERLSYSIGLKESTLKTQQTNFKNAFKLTGIKDLSKFYVSNITKEHIKSFYQNALNKHSRLVINILKSRLKELLEFAKKEGYITQSPFFALKIRNAIEPKEIKPFSLEEIKQILNACNNFRLKTYLTTAFFTGARVGELLALTWKDIDFERNKININKNLSYKGTLSSPKTKSSIREIDMLEVVKKALLEYKESLKEERIFVFISKPQRTNEFNKAFKELLIALNLEKRVLYNTRHTFASLMLSQGEESLWVSQTLGHKNLDITFKTYAKFIPNQNKERATFLKGVF; encoded by the coding sequence ATGACTATTTACAACAGGAATGGCTTACTATATGCCAACATTGTTTTAAACAACAAGCGTAAGCGCCTAAGTTTAGGGCTATTAGACACCAAAGAAAACCGCCTAATCGCCCTTGAAATGCTAGAAAGTGGCAATATCTTAAAGCCAAAGTATAAGCGCTTAAAAACGCTTAAACAAGAAGTTTTAAAGGAGCAATTACAAGCTAGTAGCACCACAATAAAAGGAGCTAAAACGCCCTTAAATTCCCCTAAAAAAGGGGCGCTTAAGTCCAAAAATAAAAAGGTGCTTACTATCATAGAAGAGCCTATAAAAATGAGACAACAAAACGATAAAAGAGACAAAACACTACAAAATGAGACGCTAAGTGAGACAGATAAAAAAATCACTATAGAAGAGCTTATTAAAGAGCGTCTAAGCTATTCTATAGGATTAAAAGAAAGCACCCTAAAAACCCAACAAACCAATTTTAAAAACGCTTTCAAACTTACAGGCATTAAAGATTTAAGTAAATTCTATGTTTCAAACATCACTAAAGAGCATATTAAGAGCTTTTATCAAAACGCCCTTAACAAACATTCTAGGCTAGTGATTAACATCTTAAAATCACGCTTAAAAGAGCTTTTAGAGTTTGCTAAAAAGGAGGGCTACATTACACAAAGCCCTTTCTTTGCTTTAAAGATTAGAAACGCTATAGAGCCAAAAGAGATTAAGCCCTTTAGCTTAGAAGAAATCAAGCAGATTTTAAACGCTTGCAATAACTTTAGGCTTAAAACCTATTTAACTACAGCATTTTTCACCGGAGCAAGAGTGGGCGAACTATTAGCGCTTACTTGGAAAGACATTGATTTTGAAAGAAATAAAATCAATATCAATAAGAATCTAAGCTATAAAGGCACATTAAGCAGTCCTAAAACTAAAAGCAGTATTAGAGAGATTGATATGCTAGAAGTCGTTAAAAAGGCGCTTTTAGAATACAAAGAGAGCTTAAAAGAAGAGCGTATTTTTGTTTTCATCTCTAAACCACAAAGAACCAATGAGTTTAACAAAGCCTTTAAAGAGCTTTTAATAGCGCTTAATTTAGAAAAAAGGGTGTTATACAACACAAGGCATACCTTCGCTAGTTTAATGCTTTCTCAAGGCGAAGAAAGCCTTTGGGTCTCTCAAACATTAGGGCATAAGAACCTAGATATCACCTTTAAAACTTATGCGAAGTTTATTCCTAATCAAAACAAAGAAAGAGCTACTTTTTTAAAGGGGGTCTTTTAA
- a CDS encoding winged helix-turn-helix transcriptional regulator, translating into MNYTTKNYILKEKIQGGFFQGSNAIAQDERISGMALAIYCYLSSLPSNFKANSSNIAKRFNLTLQTTWKYLKQLIDLGLIELQKARNTDGTFKDFYLFRLFNSISHTIKNIVVDKPPKMRAKIQANPQKCATLSSSEFFDNKKEIKNKHEKISASAKIEKFSFKSKPKICKKSKIKKSLIICSQKFKNFTRLFTSALGNLHADDLNLKEKGALEKFFEYKNQKSKLTSATKRALLEQARELIAKNQDLEKCVNQSIKRGYSELYAVQEYAFKPSLFKQKNKPIYNENCPTRDPYAPYSQRELKAKYDYEEEMFEMAYNPYYKDKQSAEVDVEYENYLKEFVY; encoded by the coding sequence ATGAATTATACCACAAAAAACTATATTTTAAAAGAAAAAATTCAAGGCGGATTTTTCCAAGGCTCAAATGCTATCGCTCAAGATGAGAGAATTTCAGGCATGGCTTTAGCTATTTATTGCTATTTATCTAGTTTGCCAAGCAATTTTAAGGCTAATTCTAGCAATATCGCTAAACGCTTTAATTTAACCTTGCAGACCACATGGAAGTATTTAAAACAACTCATAGATTTAGGCTTGATAGAATTACAAAAGGCTAGAAATACTGATGGAACTTTTAAAGATTTCTATCTTTTTAGGCTCTTTAATTCCATTAGCCACACGATAAAAAACATAGTAGTGGATAAGCCCCCTAAAATGCGTGCTAAAATTCAAGCAAACCCCCAAAAATGCGCCACTCTATCCAGTAGTGAATTTTTTGACAATAAAAAAGAAATAAAAAACAAACATGAAAAGATAAGCGCAAGCGCAAAAATTGAAAAATTTTCTTTTAAGTCTAAGCCTAAAATTTGCAAAAAATCCAAAATTAAAAAATCCTTGATTATTTGCTCTCAAAAATTTAAAAATTTCACGAGATTATTTACTAGCGCTTTAGGAAATTTGCATGCTGATGATTTAAATCTCAAAGAGAAGGGGGCGCTAGAGAAGTTTTTTGAATACAAAAACCAAAAATCCAAGCTAACAAGTGCGACTAAAAGAGCTTTACTAGAGCAAGCAAGAGAGCTAATAGCCAAAAACCAAGATTTAGAAAAGTGCGTTAATCAAAGCATTAAGCGGGGCTATAGCGAGCTTTATGCAGTGCAAGAATACGCCTTTAAGCCTAGTTTGTTTAAACAGAAAAATAAGCCAATTTATAACGAAAATTGCCCCACTAGAGACCCTTACGCCCCTTATAGCCAAAGAGAGTTAAAAGCTAAGTATGACTATGAAGAAGAGATGTTTGAAATGGCGTATAACCCCTACTACAAGGACAAACAAAGCGCAGAAGTAGATGTTGAGTATGAAAATTACTTAAAGGAATTCGTGTATTAG
- a CDS encoding ATPase domain-containing protein, whose protein sequence is MTTTNEKKTKNELINSFDKSLELIVINSMINYPKDIEEFLEGINPKFFEPTNQVILDALNSLKKKNHLITLETLKLALGQDFLDKREVIELLNADSIPNYLSLKPNFKEFLQLKVQHSLADKLIKCTRNSEIFDAEFLSKFIDIESNITGKLLSDWIKFYEQDAQVEKLETGIFGLDKKFEGGFEVGQLILVMGDPESGKTLFFNQILNNMTKKHKVVYLSFEFSIKKYMTNMLKYYPEIDYSRIFVDDACTDISDLRSQIKALARLGYKAFLIDSQMKIVTPMQNRTKEEQETEKFTTLSELARKLDIVIFFIVQNSKNDPMTPSGSRKGAHEAHIIFKISRLIDGDAKQIKGERRVNFRKFTIRKNKQTGEQGLIFFEMANYKFYERPDLMKGDNLERMHEEENNRFVMSLEGI, encoded by the coding sequence ATGACGACCACAAACGAAAAGAAAACAAAAAATGAGCTAATCAACAGCTTTGATAAGTCTTTAGAGCTTATTGTAATCAATTCTATGATTAACTATCCTAAAGACATAGAAGAGTTTTTAGAAGGCATAAACCCTAAGTTTTTTGAGCCAACTAATCAAGTGATTTTAGACGCCCTAAACTCTTTAAAGAAAAAAAATCATCTCATCACTTTAGAAACCCTAAAATTAGCTTTAGGGCAAGACTTTTTAGACAAAAGAGAAGTTATAGAGCTTTTAAATGCTGATAGCATTCCTAACTATCTAAGCTTAAAGCCAAACTTTAAGGAATTTTTACAATTAAAAGTCCAGCATAGCCTAGCAGACAAGCTTATTAAATGCACTAGAAACAGCGAAATATTTGACGCTGAATTTTTAAGCAAGTTTATTGATATTGAGAGTAATATTACCGGTAAATTATTAAGTGATTGGATTAAATTTTACGAACAAGACGCACAAGTTGAGAAGTTAGAAACGGGCATTTTTGGACTTGATAAGAAGTTTGAGGGTGGGTTTGAAGTAGGCCAACTCATTTTAGTTATGGGAGACCCAGAGAGCGGTAAAACGCTTTTTTTCAATCAAATCTTAAACAACATGACCAAAAAACATAAAGTCGTGTATCTATCCTTTGAATTTAGCATTAAAAAATATATGACTAACATGCTTAAATACTACCCCGAAATTGACTATAGCCGTATCTTTGTAGATGATGCATGCACAGATATAAGCGATTTAAGAAGTCAAATCAAAGCCTTAGCTAGACTTGGCTATAAAGCCTTTTTAATTGATTCTCAAATGAAAATCGTAACCCCTATGCAAAACAGAACCAAAGAAGAGCAAGAGACCGAAAAATTCACCACCTTAAGCGAATTAGCCAGAAAGCTAGATATTGTCATCTTTTTTATCGTGCAAAATTCTAAGAATGACCCCATGACACCAAGCGGGAGCAGGAAAGGCGCGCATGAAGCGCATATTATTTTTAAAATCAGCCGTTTAATTGATGGCGATGCTAAGCAGATTAAGGGCGAAAGGAGAGTGAATTTTAGAAAATTTACCATTAGGAAGAATAAGCAAACCGGCGAACAAGGCTTAATCTTTTTTGAAATGGCAAATTACAAGTTTTATGAGCGCCCCGACTTAATGAAAGGCGATAATTTAGAAAGAATGCACGAAGAAGAAAATAACCGCTTTGTAATGAGCTTGGAGGGAATCTAA
- the dnaG gene encoding DNA primase: protein MPKIKNLEELKQIVSISAVIEKYLDLHKCGTSLKAKCPFHSEKSASFMVSESKGIYKCFGCDAKGDAFTFIQDFKQVSFFESVKEVAGIFNFTLEIEEDEESLKREKFIDVLNFANNKFKKRLLESSKQTLDYLLRRGITLEMIQEHEIGFCLGADLEVIKSNFEDYELLGSALFNYNAKKELVSYCNYRITIPLKDNHGKIRSFSARINHNESHNKDRTPKYINGRDSQIFKKSFILWNFHKAKEEIIKRKQIIICEGFFDVLGFIKFNKPHAVCAIGTAITKEHLNMLFKLDLEICFCLDNDEAGFNATLRAINLCFSLGYSNVSVINIIGDKKDMGDYLKDETPPLMTKINAFRFLCKNLLKESLTPKDKDRNYRNLKGIITHLSPFVRDEHERILNSYLPNSKEEEKKLPPLSLFEGRILRTAKDSESFLFIVSRNLNVNDFTHKEVFMQILQKNFNGLEFLKEYELIEPKDYSIVLLNFKEIGLKNSLKDALDSKDYHLASALQNKLKELKNSLLV from the coding sequence ATGCCAAAAATCAAAAATTTAGAAGAATTAAAACAAATTGTAAGCATTAGTGCCGTGATTGAAAAGTATTTAGACTTGCATAAATGCGGGACTTCTTTAAAAGCAAAATGCCCCTTTCATAGCGAGAAAAGCGCTAGTTTTATGGTAAGTGAGTCAAAGGGTATTTATAAATGCTTTGGCTGTGATGCTAAAGGCGATGCTTTTACTTTTATCCAAGATTTTAAGCAAGTAAGCTTTTTTGAGAGTGTTAAAGAAGTAGCAGGCATTTTTAACTTCACTTTAGAGATTGAAGAAGATGAAGAGAGTTTAAAAAGAGAGAAATTTATTGATGTCTTAAATTTTGCTAACAATAAATTCAAAAAACGCCTTTTAGAAAGCTCTAAACAGACCTTAGATTATCTTTTAAGGCGTGGCATTACTTTAGAGATGATACAAGAGCATGAAATAGGCTTTTGTTTAGGGGCTGATTTAGAAGTCATAAAAAGCAATTTTGAAGATTACGAGCTTTTAGGGAGCGCTTTATTTAACTATAATGCCAAAAAGGAATTAGTGAGTTATTGCAATTATAGAATCACCATTCCCTTAAAAGATAATCACGGCAAAATTAGAAGTTTTAGCGCTAGAATCAATCATAATGAAAGCCATAATAAAGATAGGACCCCCAAATACATTAACGGCAGAGATAGCCAAATTTTCAAAAAGTCTTTTATTTTATGGAATTTTCATAAAGCCAAAGAAGAAATCATTAAAAGAAAGCAAATTATTATTTGTGAAGGCTTTTTTGATGTTTTAGGCTTTATTAAATTCAATAAGCCCCATGCCGTGTGTGCGATAGGCACAGCCATTACTAAAGAGCATTTAAACATGCTCTTTAAATTAGATTTAGAAATTTGTTTTTGCTTAGATAATGATGAAGCAGGGTTTAATGCGACTTTAAGGGCTATCAATCTATGTTTTAGCTTAGGTTATTCTAATGTGAGCGTGATTAATATTATAGGAGACAAGAAAGACATGGGCGATTATTTAAAAGATGAAACCCCCCCTTTAATGACAAAGATTAACGCCTTTAGATTCCTTTGTAAAAACCTTTTAAAAGAGAGTTTAACCCCCAAAGATAAAGACAGAAATTACAGGAATTTAAAAGGCATAATAACGCATTTAAGCCCCTTTGTTAGAGACGAGCATGAGCGTATCTTAAACTCTTATTTACCTAATAGCAAAGAAGAAGAAAAGAAATTACCCCCCTTAAGCTTGTTTGAAGGCAGGATTTTACGCACCGCCAAAGATAGCGAGAGTTTTTTATTTATCGTAAGCAGGAATTTAAATGTTAATGACTTCACGCATAAAGAAGTGTTTATGCAAATTTTGCAAAAGAATTTTAACGGGTTGGAGTTTTTAAAAGAATATGAGCTTATAGAGCCTAAAGATTATTCTATTGTCTTATTAAATTTTAAAGAAATTGGTTTGAAAAACAGCCTTAAAGACGCCCTAGATTCTAAAGATTATCATTTAGCGAGCGCTTTACAAAACAAGCTTAAAGAGCTTAAAAATAGTTTGTTAGTGTAA